A section of the Oryza sativa Japonica Group chromosome 1, ASM3414082v1 genome encodes:
- the LOC107281100 gene encoding LOW QUALITY PROTEIN: cytochrome P450 CYP94D108 (The sequence of the model RefSeq protein was modified relative to this genomic sequence to represent the inferred CDS: substituted 1 base at 1 genomic stop codon): MEFSSSSTSLFLLLSILPLLYFLCQRNDPKKQPHAHGLKSYPVVGIVPHFTKNNDRFLEFTTEIMKRSPTQTMSFKALGLTGGGVITANPANVEYTLKTNFGNYPKGELAVSMVVDFLGHGIFNSDGEQWQWQRKAASYEFNKRSLRNFVVDTVRSEVVERLLPLLERAERDGRTLDVQDVLERFAFDNICQVAFDEDPACLAEDSMASPQSAEFMRAFNDAQIAVRDRFMSPVKSLWRFKRLFNMEPERRMREALATIHGFAERIVRERRERGKAGLARSDDFLSRFAASGEHSDESLRDVVTNFLLAGRDTTSSALTWFFWVLSGRPDVEDKIVREIHAVRRASGSTSDATFSFDELRDMQYLHAAITESMRLYPPVAMDTHSCKEDDFLPDGTFVGKGWLVTYXAYAMARVEDIWGADCEEFRPERWLDEVGAFRPESPFKYPVFHAGPRMCLGKEMADIQMKSIVASVLERFSLQYAGGEGHPGLVLSVTLRMKGGLPMQVATRG; the protein is encoded by the coding sequence ATGGAATTCTCCTCGAGTTCaacctctctcttcctcctcctctctatcCTGCCTCTCCTCTACTTTCTTTGCCAGCGCAACGACCCCAAGAAGCAGCCTCACGCCCATGGGCTCAAGTCCTACCCCGTCGTCGGCATAGTGCCGCACTTCACCAAGAACAACGACCGCTTCCTTGAGTTTACAACCGAAATCATGAAGCGGAGCCCCACGCAAACCATGTCGTTCAAGGCTCTAGgtctcaccggcggcggcgtcatcaCCGCCAACCCGGCCAATGTCGAGTATACGCTGAAGACTAACTTCGGTAACTACCCCAAGGGCGAGCTCGCCGTGTCCATGGTCGTGGACTTCCTCGGCCATGGCATCTTCAACTCCGACGGCGAGCAGTGGCAGTGGCAGCGGAAGGCCGCCAGCTACGAGTTCAACAAGCGCTCGCTGAGGAACTTCGTGGTGGACACCGTCAGGTCCGAGGTCGTCGAGAGGCTGCTGCCGCTTCTGGAGCGGGCGGAGCGCGACGGCCGGACGCTGGATGTGCAGGACGTGCTGGAGCGCTTCGCGTTCGACAACATCTGCCAAGTCGCCTTCGACGAGGACCCGGCTTGCCTCGCCGAGGACAGCATGGCCTCGCCCCAGAGCGCGGAGTTCATGCGCGCGTTCAACGATGCGCAGATTGCCGTGAGGGACCGGTTCATGTCGCCGGTCAAGTCGCTGTGGCGCTTCAAGAGGCTGTTCAACATGGAGCCCGAGAGGCGAATGCGGGAGGCGCTCGCCACGATCCACGGCTTCGCCGAGCGGATCGTCCGGGAGCGCAGGGAGAGAGGGAAGGCCGGACTGGCGCGCAGTGACGACTTCCTCTCGCGCTTCGCCGCGAGCGGCGAGCACAGCGACGAGAGCCTCCGCGACGTGGTTACAaacttcctcctcgccgggcgCGACACGACGTCGTCGGCGTTGACCTGGTTCTTCTGGGTACTGTCCGGTCGGCCCGACGTGGAGGACAAGATCGTACGCGAGATCCACGCGGTGCGGCGCGCGTCCGGTAGCACAAGCGACGCGACGTTCAGCTTTGATGAGCTGCGTGACATGCAATACCTCCATGCCGCCATCACGGAGTCTATGCGGCTGTACCCACCCGTGGCCATGGACACGCACAGCTGCAAGGAGGACGACTTCCTGCCGGATGGCACGTTCGTGGGGAAAGGGTGGCTAGTGACGTACTGAGCGTACGCGATGGCACGGGTGGAGGACATCTGGGGCGCGGATTGTGAGGAGTTCAGGCCAGAGCGGTGGCTAGACGAGGTCGGCGCGTTCCGGCCGGAGAGCCCGTTCAAGTACCCGGTGTTCCACGCGGGGCCGAGGATGTGCCTCGGCAAGGAGATGGCCGACATACAGATGAAGTCCATTGTAGCATCTGTGCTCGAGAGGTTCAGTCTCCAGtatgccggcggcgagggacacCCGGGGCTCGTGCTCTCGGTGACGTTGCGCATGAAGGGCGGTTTGCCGATGCAAGTGGCCACGAGAGGTTGA
- the LOC4327537 gene encoding cytochrome P450 CYP94D108: protein MEFSSSSTSLFLLLSILPLLYFLCQRHDPKKQPHAHGLKSYPVVGTLPHFAKNKDRFLEFITEIMKRSPTHTLSFKALGLTGGVITANPANVEYTLKTNFGNYPKGELAVSMLVDFLGHGIFNSDGEQWQWQRKAASYEFNKRSLRNFVVDTVRSEVVERLLPLLERAERDGRTLDVQDVLERFAFDNICHVAFDEDPACLAEDSMASPQSAKFMRAFSDAQNAVMDRFMSPVKSRWRFKRLFNMEPERQMREALATIHGFAERIVRERRERGEAGLARSDDFLSRFAASGDHSDESLRDVVTNFLIAGRDTTSTALTWFFWLLSGRPDVEDKIVREIHAVRRASGGTGDPTFNLDELRDMQYLHAAITESMRLYPPVAMDSHSCKEDDFLPDGTFVGKGWFVSYSAYAMARVEDIWGADCEEFRPERWLDEAGAFRPESPFKYPVFHAGPRMCLGKEMAYIQMKSIVASVLERFSLRYAGGEGHPGFVLWLTLRMKGGLPMQVTTRG, encoded by the coding sequence ATGGAATTCTCCTCGAGTTCAAcgtctctcttcctcctcctctctatcCTGCCTCTCCTCTACTTTCTTTGCCAGCGCCACGACCCCAAGAAGCAGCCTCACGCCCATGGGCTCAAGTCCTACCCCGTCGTCGGCACACTGCCGCACTTCGCCAAGAACAAGGATCGCTTCCTTGAGTTTATAACCGAAATCATGAAGCGGAGCCCCACGCACACCTTGTCGTTCAAGGCGCTCGGCCTCACCGGCGGCGTCATCACCGCCAACCCGGCCAATGTCGAGTATACGCTGAAGACTAACTTTGGTAACTACCCCAAGGGCGAGCTCGCCGTGTCCATGCTCGTCGACTTCCTCGGCCATGGCATCTTCAACTCCGACGGCGAGCAGTGGCAGTGGCAGCGGAAGGCCGCCAGCTACGAGTTCAACAAGCGCTCGCTGAGGAACTTCGTGGTGGACACCGTCAGGTCCGAGGTCGTCGAgaggctgctgccgctgctggagCGGGCGGAGCGCGACGGCCGGACGCTGGACGTGCAGGACGTGCTGGAGCGCTTCGCGTTCGACAACATCTGCCATGTCGCCTTCGACGAGGACCCGGCGTGCCTCGCCGAGGACAGCATGGCCTCGCCCCAGAGCGCGAAGTTCATGCGCGCGTTCAGTGACGCGCAGAATGCCGTGATGGACCGGTTCATGTCGCCGGTCAAGTCGCGGTGGCGCTTCAAGAGGCTGTTCAACATGGAGCCCGAGAGGCAGATGCGGGAGGCGCTCGCCACGATCCACGGCTTCGCCGAGCGGATCGTCCGGGAGCgcagggagagaggggaggccgggctGGCGCGCAGTGACGACTTCCTGTCGCGCTTCGCCGCGAGCGGCGATCACAGCGACGAGAGCCTCCGTGACGTGGTGACCAACTTCCTCATCGCCGGGCGCGACACGACGTCGACGGCGTTGACCTGGTTCTTCTGGCTACTGTCCGGCCGGCCCGACGTGGAGGACAAGATCGTACGCGAGATCCACGCAGTGCGGCGCGCTTCCGGTGGCACAGGCGACCCGACGTTCAACTTGGACGAGCTGCGTGACATGCAATACCTCCATGCCGCCATCACCGAGTCCATGCGGCTGTACCCACCCGTGGCCATGGACTCGCACAGCTGCAAGGAGGACGACTTCCTGCCGGACGGCACGTTCGTGGGGAAAGGGTGGTTTGTGTCCTACAGCGCGTACGCGATGGCACGGGTGGAGGACATCTGGGGCGCGGACTGTGAGGAGTTCAGGCCAGAGCGGTGGCTAGACGAGGCCGGCGCGTTCCGGCCGGAGAGCCCGTTCAAGTACCCGGTTTTCCACGCGGGGCCGAGGATGTGCCTCGGCAAGGAGATGGCCTACATACAGATGAAGTCCATTGTAGCATCTGTGCTTGAGAGGTTCAGTCTCCGGTATGCCGGTGGCGAGGGACACCCGGGGTTCGTGCTCTGGTTGACGTTGCGCATGAAGGGCGGTTTACCGATGCAAGTGACCACTAGAGGTTGA
- the LOC9269416 gene encoding cytochrome P450 CYP94D108 encodes MPKAPLTHSLSRAMKFSSTSTPLFILLLPFLPLLYFLYLYQDTKKQPAGSNGLKSYPVVGTLPHFAKNRHRFLEWSTDVMKRSPTHTMTFKALGLTGGVITANVANVEHILKTNFSNYPKGELSVSLLEDLLGHGIFNSDGEQWLWQRKAASYEFNQRSLRSFVVDTVRFEVVERLLPLLEWARRDGRTLDVQDVLERFAFDNICHVVFHEDPACLAEDSMVSSQSAEFIRACSDAQNAIIARFMSPVKSLWRVKRLFNLDPERRMRDALTTIHGYADRIVRERRARGEAGLARSDDFLSRFAAGGEHSDESLRDVVTNFLIAGRDSTSSALTWFFWLVSSRPDVEDKIVHEIRAVRSASSSGGTSSATFSFDELRDMHYLHAAITESMRLYPPVHLDTHSCKEDDFLPDGTFVGKGWLVTYCAYAMGRVEDIWGADCEEFRPERWLDEAGAFRPDSPFKYPIFHAGPRMCLGKEMAYIQMKSIVACVLEQFSLRYAGGDGHPGFVLWSTLRMEGGLPMQVTTRE; translated from the coding sequence ATGCCAAAAGCTCCTCTCACACACTCACTCTCTCGCGCCATGAAATTCTCCTCGACCTCAACCCCTTtattcatcctcctcctccctttcctGCCTCTCCTATACTTTCTCTACCTGTACCAGGATACCAAGAAGCAGCCTGCAGGTTCCAATGGACTCAAGTCCTACCCTGTAGTCGGCACGCTGCCGCACTTCGCCAAGAACAGGCACAGGTTTCTCGAGTGGTCGACCGACGTAATGAAGCGCAGCCCCACGCACACCATGACGTTCAAGGCGCTTGGCCTCACAGGCGGCGTCATCACAGCCAACGTGGCCAACGTCGAGCACATACTAAAGACTAACTTTAGTAACTACCCGAAAGGCGAGCTCTCCGTGTCCTTGCTCGAGGACTTGCTTGGCCACGGCATCTTCAACTCCGACGGCGAGCAGTGGCTGTGGCAGCGGAAGGCCGCAAGCTACGAGTTCAACCAGCGCTCGCTGAGGAGCTTCGTGGTGGACACCGTCCGGTTCGAGGTCGTCGAgaggctgctgccgctgctggagtgggcgcggcgcgacggccgGACGCTGGACGTGCAGGATGTGCTCGAGCGCTTCGCGTTCGACAACATCTGCCATGTGGTGTTCCACGAGGACCCGGCGTGCCTCGCCGAGGACAGCATGGTCTCGTCCCAGAGCGCGGAGTTCATACGCGCGTGCAGCGACGCCCAGAACGCCATCATTGCCCGGTTCATGTCGCCGGTGAAGTCGCTATGGCGCGTCAAGAGGCTGTTCAACTTGGACCCGGAGAGGCGGATGCGAGATGCGCTCACCACGATTCACGGTTACGCCGACCGGATCGTACGGGAGCGCAGggcgagaggggaggccgggctGGCGCGCAGCGATGACTTCCTGTCGCGCTTCGCCGCGGGCGGTGAGCACAGCGACGAGAGCCTCCGCGACGTGGTGACCAACTTCCTCATCGCCGGGCGCGACTCGACGTCGTCGGCGCTGACCTGGTTCTTCTGGCTGGTGTCCAGCCGGCCCGACGTGGAGGACAAGATCGTGCACGAGATCCGCGCGGTGCGGAGCGCGTCGAGCAGCGGCGGCACAAGCAGCGCGACATTCAGCTTCGACGAGCTGCGCGACATGCACTACCTCCACGCGGCCATCACCGAGTCCATGCGGCTGTACCCACCCGTGCACCTGGACACGCACAGCTGCAAGGAGGACGACTTCCTGCCGGACGGCACGTTCGTGGGGAAAGGGTGGCTGGTGACCTATTGCGCGTACGCCATGGGACGTGTGGAGGACATCTGGGGCGCGGACTGCGAGGAGTTCAGGCCGGAGCGGTGGCTGGACGAGGCGGGCGCGTTCCGGCCGGACAGCCCGTTCAAGTACCCCATCTTCCACGCCGGACCAAGGATGTGTCTCGGCAAGGAGATGGCATACATACAGATGAAGTCCATCGTGGCGTGCGTGCTCGAGCAGTTCAGCCTCCGGTACGCCGGTGGCGACGGACACCCAGGGTTCGTGCTCTGGTCGACTCTGCGAATGGAAGGAGGCCTGCCGATGCAAGTGACCACCAGGGAGTAA